One Streptosporangiales bacterium genomic window carries:
- a CDS encoding DUF695 domain-containing protein — protein sequence MVYEKYANMAQLPDTWNLLHGDHGGHPMLVRLNTGAAALAHRGTHDIRIGVAVPFNEPDPDGLPEMVEGDVLTVFEDLLIDMAGNRGTLVAVITAAGMREFVLYASDEQWIDDFQRALKSAMPSHQVQVVAERDPEWDLYRSFQPWPTRPANPWPG from the coding sequence ATGGTCTACGAGAAGTACGCCAACATGGCTCAGCTTCCGGACACCTGGAATCTCCTGCACGGCGACCACGGCGGTCACCCGATGCTCGTACGCCTGAACACCGGTGCCGCTGCGCTCGCCCACCGCGGCACGCACGACATCAGGATCGGCGTCGCCGTGCCGTTCAACGAGCCGGACCCCGATGGCCTGCCGGAGATGGTCGAAGGCGACGTGCTGACCGTGTTCGAGGACCTGTTGATCGACATGGCAGGCAACCGCGGCACCCTCGTCGCGGTCATCACCGCGGCGGGCATGCGCGAGTTCGTCCTCTACGCCAGCGACGAGCAGTGGATCGACGACTTCCAGCGCGCCCTGAAGTCGGCCATGCCGAGCCACCAGGTGCAGGTCGTCGCGGAACGCGATCCCGAGTGGGACCTCTACCGCAGCTTCCAGCCGTGGCCGACCCGCCCCGCGAACCCGTGGCCAGGGTGA
- the hutH gene encoding histidine ammonia-lyase — METVALGPQALSEAEVVAVARHLAPVQLAPSALAAMAESRAIVDKLAAASTPVYGVSTGFGALATRHITAELRAHLQQSLIRSHAAGSGPEVEREVVRALMVLRLRTLASGRTGIRPEVANTLAALLNAALTPVVHEYGSLGCSGDLAPLAHVALALMGEGDVHTADGERLLAAAALPAARIEPVQLAEKEGLALVNGTDGMLGQLCLANHDLDHLLKTADLTAAMSVEALLGTDRVFAADLQALRPHPGQAAAAANMRRLLDGSAIVASHRGPEDTRVQDAYSLRCAPQVAGAGRDTLAHARRVAAGELDSAIDNPVVLPDGRVESNGNFHGAPVGYVLDFLAIAVADLASIAERRTDRMLDVARSHGLPAFLADDPGVDSGHMIAQYTQAAIVSELKRLAAPASVDSIPSSAMQEDHVSMGWSAARKLRRALDGLTRVLAIELLTAARALDLRAPLAPAPATAAVRDRLRDVVPGPGADRFLAAEIDAAVSLVADGDLVAAAERVTGPLD, encoded by the coding sequence ATGGAGACCGTAGCCCTGGGCCCGCAGGCCCTGTCAGAAGCCGAGGTGGTCGCCGTCGCGCGGCACCTGGCGCCCGTCCAGCTGGCACCGAGCGCGCTCGCCGCGATGGCAGAGAGCCGCGCGATCGTCGACAAGCTCGCCGCAGCGAGCACACCGGTGTACGGCGTCTCGACCGGGTTCGGCGCGCTGGCCACCAGGCACATCACCGCCGAGCTGCGTGCCCACCTGCAGCAGAGCCTGATCCGGTCGCACGCCGCGGGCTCCGGGCCAGAGGTGGAACGCGAGGTCGTCCGCGCGCTGATGGTGTTGCGGCTGCGCACGCTCGCCTCTGGCCGTACGGGGATCAGGCCCGAGGTGGCGAACACGCTTGCCGCGTTGCTGAACGCCGCACTGACGCCGGTCGTGCACGAGTACGGCAGCCTCGGCTGCTCCGGCGACCTGGCGCCGCTGGCGCACGTCGCGCTCGCGTTGATGGGTGAGGGCGACGTCCACACGGCCGACGGCGAGCGGCTGCTCGCCGCTGCCGCGCTGCCTGCCGCGCGGATCGAGCCGGTGCAGCTGGCGGAGAAGGAGGGGCTCGCGCTCGTCAACGGCACCGACGGCATGCTCGGCCAGCTGTGCCTGGCCAACCACGACCTCGACCACCTGCTGAAGACCGCGGACCTGACGGCCGCGATGAGCGTCGAGGCGCTGCTCGGCACCGACCGGGTGTTCGCGGCCGACCTGCAGGCACTGCGCCCGCACCCGGGGCAGGCCGCCGCGGCGGCGAACATGCGGCGGCTGCTCGACGGGTCGGCCATCGTCGCGTCGCACCGGGGTCCAGAGGACACCCGTGTGCAGGACGCGTACTCGCTGCGCTGTGCACCGCAGGTGGCGGGCGCGGGCCGCGACACCCTGGCGCACGCGCGCCGGGTCGCGGCGGGCGAGCTGGACAGTGCGATCGACAACCCCGTGGTGCTCCCCGACGGCCGGGTGGAGTCGAACGGCAACTTCCACGGCGCACCCGTCGGCTACGTGCTCGACTTCCTCGCCATCGCCGTGGCCGATCTCGCCAGCATCGCGGAGCGCCGTACCGACCGGATGCTCGACGTGGCCCGCAGCCACGGCCTGCCGGCGTTCCTCGCCGACGACCCGGGCGTGGACTCCGGGCACATGATCGCGCAGTACACGCAGGCGGCGATCGTTTCGGAGCTGAAGCGGCTCGCCGCGCCGGCGAGCGTGGACTCCATCCCGTCCAGTGCGATGCAGGAGGACCACGTCTCCATGGGCTGGTCCGCGGCCCGCAAGCTGCGCCGTGCCTTGGACGGGCTGACCAGGGTGCTCGCCATCGAGCTGCTCACCGCCGCTAGGGCGCTGGACCTGCGCGCCCCGCTGGCTCCCGCCCCGGCCACGGCCGCGGTCCGCGACCGGCTGCGCGACGTCGTCCCCGGCCCTGGCGCCGATAGGTTCCTCGCCGCGGAGATCGACGCGGCGGTGTCGCTGGTGGCCGACGGCGACCTGGTGGCCGCCGCGGAACGGGTCACCGGGCCGTTGGACTGA
- a CDS encoding GNAT family N-acetyltransferase, producing the protein MQLRTGSGADAAGVAALHTHSWQTAYAGIMPGSFLTGPQSDGRVLVDNLHAHPDRRRSGIGRQLVGQVFAWTAANHPDKPVYLQVLDDNAPAVAFYERCGGEVTDRLVEQFSAGFELPALEYTWRPAAVRAAASPVSPTAR; encoded by the coding sequence ATGCAGCTCCGCACGGGTTCTGGTGCCGACGCCGCAGGCGTCGCCGCGTTGCACACGCACAGCTGGCAGACCGCGTACGCGGGGATCATGCCTGGCAGCTTCCTCACCGGCCCGCAGTCGGACGGCCGGGTGCTGGTCGACAACCTGCACGCGCACCCCGACCGCAGGCGCTCTGGCATCGGGCGACAGTTGGTGGGCCAGGTGTTCGCGTGGACGGCGGCGAACCATCCGGACAAGCCGGTCTACCTGCAGGTGCTGGACGACAACGCGCCCGCGGTCGCCTTCTACGAGCGCTGCGGCGGCGAGGTCACCGACCGCCTCGTAGAACAGTTCTCCGCCGGGTTCGAGCTGCCGGCGCTCGAGTACACCTGGCGGCCGGCCGCGGTACGCGCTGCCGCGTCGCCGGTCAGTCCAACGGCCCGGTGA
- a CDS encoding PadR family transcriptional regulator, with translation MSATRLLVLGVVRVYGCAHGYLVRNDLVSWGAEEWANVKWGSIYHALRQMAKEGLLEASDGPNWRVDYTITDQGEATFERLLRDALREPSTRRDLLTAGLAFITALPRAEAVTLLEERLKGLQDEVDAAAHLDTAAGAGDGPSHLPELFGLWAHSVNSSIEWTSGLIDRLTAGEYVMADDDPKAFGTLRSRTSPARTGPIRQWCPTDPPAKS, from the coding sequence ATGTCGGCGACACGGCTGCTGGTGCTTGGTGTCGTGCGCGTGTACGGGTGCGCGCACGGCTACCTGGTGCGCAACGACCTGGTGTCGTGGGGCGCCGAGGAGTGGGCGAACGTCAAGTGGGGCTCGATCTACCACGCGCTGCGGCAGATGGCCAAGGAAGGACTGCTCGAGGCGAGCGACGGCCCGAACTGGCGCGTCGACTACACCATCACCGACCAGGGCGAGGCGACGTTCGAACGGCTGCTGCGCGACGCCCTGCGCGAGCCGAGCACCCGCCGCGACCTGCTCACCGCCGGCCTCGCGTTCATCACCGCGCTGCCCCGTGCGGAGGCCGTCACGCTGCTGGAGGAACGGCTGAAGGGCCTCCAGGACGAGGTCGACGCCGCCGCGCACCTCGACACCGCAGCCGGCGCCGGCGACGGCCCGTCGCATCTCCCTGAGCTGTTCGGCCTGTGGGCGCACTCGGTCAACAGCAGCATCGAGTGGACCAGCGGCCTCATCGACCGACTGACCGCCGGCGAGTACGTGATGGCCGACGACGACCCGAAGGCGTTCGGCACCCTACGCAGCCGCACCTCCCCGGCCCGCACCGGTCCGATCCGCCAGTGGTGCCCCACCGACCCGCCCGCGAAGTCCTGA